From a region of the Mycobacterium intracellulare ATCC 13950 genome:
- a CDS encoding acyl-CoA dehydrogenase family protein: MRKAPVPDESWQMVEEAVFRLFEELAGKNAGEHLAIGGRLAELGWSEIEAEYPVQAGELLFRAQGRSLALTDCLDRIMLAELAGVLDGSAAHVLLPDLATGSVAGSDAERVSGIMLGPPEGRIVVPVVGPRNTVSVAVVDASRLNGQRLDTFDVSTHWTRVSGSIDTPLVEASTEWKNAVTAARRALATELVELAERALRIAVDHVSVRVQFGAPIGSFQSPRHALADASAVLAGARALLGESWRDGGELLALAAKAAAGRAHRAVSDVALQVCGAIGLTAEHDLHRYVTRGFQIDALCGSHDQLEGLLAERLFEDSDEGWATGRALPAVVTWADETAE, encoded by the coding sequence ATGAGGAAGGCGCCGGTGCCCGACGAGTCATGGCAGATGGTCGAAGAGGCGGTGTTTCGCCTCTTCGAGGAACTGGCGGGTAAGAACGCCGGTGAGCACCTGGCAATCGGTGGGCGGCTGGCCGAGTTGGGCTGGTCGGAGATCGAGGCCGAGTACCCCGTCCAGGCGGGTGAGCTGTTGTTCCGCGCGCAAGGCAGATCGCTGGCCCTGACGGACTGCTTGGACCGCATCATGTTGGCCGAACTGGCCGGAGTGCTCGACGGTTCCGCAGCTCACGTGCTGCTGCCCGACCTCGCCACCGGAAGTGTGGCGGGTTCCGATGCTGAGCGGGTCTCGGGCATCATGCTGGGACCGCCGGAGGGCCGGATCGTGGTCCCGGTAGTCGGACCGAGGAACACCGTTTCGGTGGCCGTTGTGGACGCATCGCGGCTCAACGGCCAGCGGCTGGACACCTTTGACGTGTCGACGCATTGGACCCGAGTGAGCGGATCAATCGACACCCCGCTGGTCGAGGCCTCCACCGAATGGAAGAACGCCGTCACCGCAGCCCGTCGGGCGCTGGCCACCGAACTGGTGGAACTGGCCGAGCGGGCGCTGCGCATCGCCGTCGACCACGTCAGCGTGCGCGTCCAGTTCGGCGCACCGATCGGGTCATTCCAATCGCCGCGGCATGCACTGGCCGATGCCTCGGCGGTGCTGGCAGGCGCGCGGGCGCTGCTGGGCGAGTCATGGCGAGACGGCGGCGAACTGTTGGCGCTGGCCGCCAAGGCCGCCGCGGGCCGGGCACACCGCGCCGTCAGCGACGTGGCACTGCAGGTGTGCGGTGCGATCGGACTGACCGCCGAGCACGATCTGCACCGCTACGTCACTCGAGGATTCCAGATCGACGCGCTCTGCGGGTCACACGACCAGCTCGAAGGGCTGCTCGCGGAGCGGCTCTTCGAGGACTCCGACGAGGGCTGGGCCACCGGCCGCGCGCTGCCCGCCGTCGTCACGTGGGCCGACGAGACAGCCGAGTAG
- a CDS encoding acyl-CoA dehydrogenase family protein — MSAPVDSALHSGRHPEYLSSIAAYREDFRRYLRNLKTADEWRAAAFTSAEDGLARDATVMATLNADGWNRYGWPEAAGGLGGNEIHRAVYYEELGRAMLPIPAQHWTLETLGPALLKFAPGLAAAYLPGYLSGVEWWGQSFSEPESGSDLASLRTRAVDDGAGGFVVNGQKIWTSQGPTATRLLALVRTGTPESRHRGLTMIMVDADAPGVTIRPIALASGRRELAEVFFDDVRVDGERVVGDVGGGWAVAMHLMQYERGMYGYAVLNKVLTELGRLREHMVTAGATDAQRRRFARVYVDVAAAQARTATTVRRLAAGEAVGADSSIDKLLFGRAEKEVNDLILEIEREHLIAGTGRGGAELDTARAEWWYSRAATVMGGTAEVQRGIIADHLLGLPKEKR; from the coding sequence TTGTCCGCCCCTGTCGATAGCGCCCTGCATAGCGGTCGCCACCCCGAATACCTGTCCAGCATCGCGGCGTACCGCGAGGACTTTCGACGTTACCTGCGTAATTTGAAGACAGCCGACGAGTGGCGCGCGGCCGCGTTCACCAGCGCCGAGGACGGACTTGCGCGCGACGCCACGGTGATGGCCACTCTGAACGCCGACGGCTGGAACCGGTACGGCTGGCCGGAGGCCGCGGGTGGGTTGGGCGGCAACGAGATTCACCGTGCGGTGTACTACGAGGAACTCGGCCGCGCGATGCTGCCCATTCCGGCCCAACACTGGACGCTGGAGACCCTCGGCCCCGCTCTGTTGAAGTTCGCTCCCGGTCTGGCCGCGGCGTATCTGCCGGGTTACCTCAGCGGCGTCGAGTGGTGGGGCCAAAGTTTCTCAGAACCCGAGTCGGGCAGCGACCTGGCCAGCCTGCGCACCCGCGCGGTCGACGACGGGGCCGGGGGGTTCGTCGTCAACGGTCAGAAGATCTGGACCAGCCAAGGGCCCACCGCGACGCGCCTGTTGGCGTTGGTCCGGACCGGAACCCCCGAGAGCCGACACCGCGGGCTGACGATGATCATGGTCGACGCCGACGCACCGGGCGTCACCATTCGTCCGATCGCGCTGGCCAGCGGACGCCGCGAACTCGCCGAAGTGTTCTTCGACGACGTCCGGGTCGACGGTGAGCGGGTCGTCGGCGACGTCGGCGGCGGCTGGGCCGTGGCGATGCATCTGATGCAGTACGAACGCGGCATGTACGGCTACGCGGTGCTCAACAAGGTGCTCACCGAATTGGGTCGATTGCGTGAGCACATGGTGACCGCCGGCGCTACCGACGCGCAACGCCGGCGCTTCGCCAGGGTGTATGTCGACGTGGCGGCCGCCCAGGCACGCACTGCCACCACCGTGCGCCGATTGGCCGCGGGCGAGGCGGTCGGTGCCGATAGCAGCATCGACAAGCTGCTGTTCGGCCGCGCCGAGAAGGAGGTCAACGACCTCATCCTGGAAATCGAGCGAGAGCACCTGATCGCCGGCACAGGCCGTGGCGGCGCGGAACTGGACACCGCGCGGGCCGAGTGGTGGTACTCGCGGGCCGCCACGGTGATGGGTGGCACCGCCGAAGTGCAGCGCGGCATCATCGCCGACCACCTGCTCGGGCTGCCCAAGGAGAAACGATGA
- a CDS encoding aldehyde dehydrogenase family protein, whose amino-acid sequence MTASPVAATTVQFNPEARLFIDGRLRDSSTGKTVDNINPANEEVLGLATDASAEDMEEAIAAARRAFDSTDWSTNHEFRQRCLMQLHDALQEEAEDIRAELIAEVGATVGMTHIAQMGWPLADAIRWPAQLISTFQWERMLDQDAKMGVPYNRVVVKEPMGVVGAITPWNFPFEIISNKVGQILATGNTMVLKPAMETPWSALRWGRIIAEKTDIPAGVVNIVPASDNDIAQVLATDPRIDMVSFTGSTAVGKVIQRLSADTMKRNMLELGGKSVYLVLDDADMDTALPGCIGALMHSGQGCALATRMLVPRSHYDQAVEVASATFGSLAVGDPADPNTFCGPLVSAKQQARVLNYIEIAKRDGGRVTTGGGVPDGLDRGYFVAPTVVADVAPDHTIFQEEVFGPVLSITPYDGGDDGAVELANNSTYGLAGGIMGSDERAMAVARRIRTGSLMINSGMYYGADAPFGGYKMSGIGRQNGIEGFEQHLQTKTIGYPL is encoded by the coding sequence ATGACGGCTTCACCGGTCGCCGCTACAACTGTCCAGTTCAATCCCGAGGCCAGGCTTTTTATCGACGGCCGGTTGCGGGATTCGTCGACCGGTAAGACCGTCGACAACATCAATCCGGCTAACGAAGAAGTGCTCGGCCTCGCCACCGACGCCAGCGCCGAAGACATGGAGGAGGCCATCGCCGCTGCCCGGCGTGCCTTCGACTCCACCGACTGGTCCACCAACCACGAGTTCCGTCAACGCTGCCTGATGCAGTTGCACGACGCGCTGCAGGAGGAAGCCGAAGACATCCGCGCCGAGCTGATCGCCGAGGTCGGTGCGACGGTGGGGATGACCCACATCGCACAGATGGGATGGCCGCTGGCCGACGCCATCCGGTGGCCGGCCCAGCTGATCTCGACCTTCCAATGGGAGCGGATGCTCGATCAGGACGCGAAGATGGGCGTGCCGTACAACCGCGTCGTGGTCAAGGAGCCGATGGGTGTCGTCGGCGCGATCACGCCGTGGAATTTCCCGTTCGAGATCATCAGCAACAAGGTGGGCCAGATCCTGGCCACCGGCAACACGATGGTGCTCAAGCCGGCCATGGAGACGCCGTGGAGCGCCCTGCGGTGGGGCCGGATCATCGCCGAGAAGACTGACATCCCGGCCGGTGTCGTCAACATCGTCCCGGCGTCGGACAACGACATCGCCCAGGTGCTCGCCACCGACCCGCGGATTGACATGGTCTCCTTCACCGGATCAACAGCTGTCGGCAAAGTCATCCAGCGGCTCTCGGCCGACACCATGAAGCGCAACATGCTCGAGCTCGGCGGCAAGTCGGTGTACCTGGTGCTCGATGATGCCGACATGGACACGGCGCTGCCCGGCTGTATCGGCGCACTGATGCATTCCGGGCAGGGGTGTGCGCTGGCCACCCGGATGCTCGTCCCGCGTTCCCATTACGACCAGGCCGTCGAGGTCGCCTCCGCGACATTTGGCTCCCTGGCCGTCGGCGACCCTGCGGACCCGAATACCTTCTGCGGGCCGCTGGTCTCGGCCAAGCAACAGGCCCGGGTGCTGAACTACATCGAGATAGCCAAGCGTGACGGAGGCCGCGTCACCACGGGCGGCGGAGTTCCCGACGGCCTGGACCGCGGATACTTCGTGGCACCGACCGTCGTTGCCGACGTCGCACCGGACCACACGATCTTCCAGGAGGAAGTGTTCGGGCCGGTGCTGTCCATCACGCCGTACGACGGAGGTGACGACGGCGCCGTCGAGTTGGCCAACAACTCCACCTACGGCCTGGCCGGCGGCATCATGGGCTCCGACGAGCGCGCCATGGCCGTCGCCCGCCGCATCCGCACCGGCTCACTGATGATCAACAGTGGCATGTACTACGGCGCCGACGCCCCCTTCGGTGGCTACAAGATGAGCGGTATCGGCAGGCAGAACGGCATCGAGGGCTTCGAGCAGCATCTACAGACCAAGACGATCGGATACCCCCTGTGA
- a CDS encoding CaiB/BaiF CoA transferase family protein yields MSDILSGIRVVELAAWTFVPAAGAVLADWGADVIKIEHPETGDPQRGLISSGIVTGAGGVNHFIEQPNRGKRSIGLDTSTPDGLELLMKLLETADVFVTNLLPDSRQRMGIDVEQVRARNPKIIYARGHGYGTRGDLASQGGFDLAAYWARGGIGDAYSAGDGTYPPIQRPAFGDSYGGLAIAGGIAAALVKRERTGEPSVVDVSLLNAAIWQLGPDIVGSGVTGQDIPKFNLDEMPNPVASIYKTRDNRFIAFVLLQADRFWADFCTRLGRTDLIEDERFANAVVRFGNRQECIGELRSAFESQDLSHWEKAFAGFDGVWDVMHTAHEVHSDPQVIANGYLPRVTDANDNEFALAASPVQFDEAPLDLTCAPGHGEHTDALLAELGFSEEEIIEFKINSVVL; encoded by the coding sequence GTGAGCGACATCCTCAGCGGAATACGCGTCGTTGAGCTGGCGGCGTGGACATTCGTTCCGGCCGCGGGCGCCGTGCTCGCCGATTGGGGTGCCGACGTCATCAAAATCGAGCACCCCGAGACCGGTGACCCGCAGCGTGGCCTGATCAGCTCCGGGATCGTCACCGGCGCAGGGGGAGTGAATCACTTCATCGAGCAACCGAACCGCGGCAAGCGCAGCATTGGGCTGGACACCTCGACCCCGGACGGGCTCGAGCTGCTGATGAAGCTGCTCGAAACCGCCGACGTCTTTGTCACGAATCTGCTGCCGGATTCGCGCCAGCGGATGGGGATTGACGTCGAGCAGGTGCGGGCGCGCAACCCCAAGATCATCTATGCCCGCGGCCACGGCTACGGCACCCGTGGCGACCTCGCCTCGCAGGGCGGCTTCGACCTGGCCGCCTACTGGGCGCGCGGCGGCATCGGCGATGCCTATTCGGCCGGCGACGGCACCTACCCGCCGATTCAGCGACCGGCATTCGGCGACTCCTATGGTGGGCTGGCGATCGCGGGCGGAATCGCCGCGGCCCTGGTGAAGCGCGAGCGCACCGGCGAACCGTCGGTGGTCGACGTGTCGCTGCTCAACGCCGCGATCTGGCAGTTGGGTCCGGACATCGTCGGATCAGGCGTCACCGGTCAGGACATCCCGAAGTTCAACCTCGACGAGATGCCCAACCCGGTGGCCAGCATCTACAAGACCCGCGACAACCGGTTCATCGCCTTCGTGCTGCTGCAGGCCGACCGATTCTGGGCGGACTTCTGCACCCGGCTGGGCCGCACCGATCTGATCGAGGACGAACGGTTCGCCAATGCGGTCGTGCGGTTCGGCAACCGTCAGGAGTGTATCGGCGAGTTGCGCAGCGCGTTCGAGTCCCAAGATCTCTCGCACTGGGAGAAGGCATTTGCTGGTTTCGACGGGGTGTGGGACGTCATGCACACCGCGCATGAGGTGCACAGTGACCCGCAGGTGATCGCGAACGGGTATCTGCCAAGGGTCACCGATGCGAACGACAACGAGTTCGCGCTGGCTGCCAGCCCCGTGCAGTTCGACGAGGCTCCGCTGGACCTGACGTGTGCGCCGGGCCACGGTGAGCACACCGACGCGCTGTTGGCCGAGTTGGGCTTCAGCGAAGAAGAGATCATCGAATTCAAAATCAATTCGGTTGTGCTGTAG
- a CDS encoding VOC family protein produces MGSEELARRFLHVNLNCASLDATEALYVGQLGLAARMRTDPKVPTDGSILGIDGDETFCETSFLYDSRGGRAGCALEAIEFHNPALKADPNSDPTRPGIRSTLLTVADLDATVIALREAGITVGGPVDGLISGSKSVLAVDPDGAVIELTEAPSDKPGAVFAGIRLAAIDAVATGEFLAAIGFTQVQALTQVEVAGDQLTPDGSPDAVKCAVSRYALPEDAHQFSLTIVEHPDTRDVDPVPWGGNHQGLYRCALRVENTEAAMALVPNSVETMGDPVWCPLPGTKIEGLYISFLRSPDGVVFEFVERPLKYFSPAVERG; encoded by the coding sequence GTGGGTTCCGAGGAACTCGCGCGACGGTTCCTGCACGTCAATCTCAACTGCGCATCGCTGGACGCCACCGAGGCGCTCTATGTCGGGCAGCTTGGACTGGCGGCGCGAATGCGCACCGATCCCAAAGTTCCGACCGACGGCAGCATCCTCGGCATCGACGGCGACGAAACGTTTTGCGAGACATCGTTTCTCTACGATTCGCGAGGCGGCCGCGCCGGCTGCGCTTTGGAGGCCATCGAGTTTCACAACCCGGCGCTGAAAGCCGATCCGAACAGTGACCCGACTCGTCCCGGCATCCGGTCAACGCTGCTGACAGTGGCCGATCTCGATGCAACCGTCATAGCGTTGCGTGAGGCCGGCATCACCGTGGGCGGGCCGGTCGACGGCCTGATCTCCGGCTCTAAATCGGTTCTCGCGGTCGACCCCGACGGAGCGGTCATCGAGCTCACCGAAGCCCCGAGCGATAAGCCGGGGGCGGTGTTCGCCGGAATCCGCCTCGCCGCCATCGACGCAGTGGCCACCGGAGAGTTCCTTGCCGCGATCGGTTTCACTCAGGTGCAGGCGCTGACTCAAGTCGAGGTGGCCGGCGACCAACTCACGCCTGACGGGTCACCCGATGCCGTCAAATGCGCGGTGTCGCGCTACGCGCTTCCTGAGGACGCCCATCAGTTCAGCCTCACCATTGTGGAACATCCCGACACCCGTGACGTGGACCCGGTGCCGTGGGGCGGGAACCATCAAGGGCTGTACCGCTGCGCGCTGCGGGTGGAAAACACCGAGGCGGCAATGGCGTTGGTCCCGAATTCCGTTGAAACCATGGGTGATCCGGTGTGGTGCCCGTTGCCGGGGACAAAGATCGAGGGGCTGTATATCTCCTTCCTGCGTTCGCCCGACGGAGTGGTATTCGAATTCGTCGAGCGGCCGCTGAAGTACTTCAGTCCGGCCGTGGAAAGGGGTTGA
- a CDS encoding SDR family NAD(P)-dependent oxidoreductase encodes MGLAAARALAREGASVVVVGRDPQRGKNAAEEVAAAGAASAHDLVFDVSQPGAAVAAVDEAVRLLGRLDGIAVTMGTAGMMPIDSDDAAWDAAFHDVLLATVRSVQAALPHLAVNGGAIVTTAAYSARSPHEPRLPYASLKAAVATFTRGIARTHGKSGIRANSVAPGAVETDALHAIRGYVAESKGYPYDEALERALVEDFGFDAALGRPGQPDEIGALIAFLLSDVCAFVTGQTIYADGGAP; translated from the coding sequence ATGGGACTGGCGGCAGCGCGGGCGCTGGCTCGCGAGGGTGCGTCGGTCGTCGTGGTCGGGCGCGACCCACAGCGAGGAAAGAACGCCGCGGAAGAAGTCGCCGCAGCGGGTGCGGCCTCGGCGCATGACCTGGTCTTCGACGTGAGTCAGCCCGGAGCGGCAGTGGCCGCGGTCGACGAGGCAGTGCGGCTTCTCGGCAGGCTCGACGGCATCGCGGTCACTATGGGCACCGCCGGAATGATGCCGATCGACTCCGACGACGCCGCCTGGGACGCCGCGTTTCACGACGTCTTGCTAGCCACCGTCCGCAGCGTGCAGGCGGCACTGCCACACCTCGCGGTCAACGGAGGCGCGATCGTGACCACCGCCGCGTACTCGGCGCGCTCGCCGCACGAGCCCCGGCTGCCCTACGCCAGCCTGAAGGCGGCCGTTGCCACCTTCACCCGCGGAATCGCGCGCACCCATGGCAAATCGGGCATCCGGGCGAACAGCGTAGCCCCCGGCGCCGTGGAAACCGATGCGCTGCATGCCATCCGGGGATACGTCGCCGAAAGCAAGGGCTATCCCTACGACGAGGCCCTCGAGCGGGCACTGGTGGAGGATTTCGGGTTCGACGCCGCGCTCGGGCGCCCCGGACAGCCCGATGAGATCGGCGCTCTGATCGCCTTCCTGCTGTCGGACGTCTGCGCGTTCGTCACCGGCCAGACCATCTACGCCGACGGTGGCGCGCCCTAG
- a CDS encoding SDR family NAD(P)-dependent oxidoreductase: MPEGPLTGKVVLVTGGGRGIGRAHCLELAKQGAAVVVNDPGVGRDGSSSDEEGPAADVVAEIEASGGKAVAHTGSVSAWDDVADMISTAIDTFGCLTGVVNNAGILRDSMVAASSEADWDAVIAVHLKGTFAVTRHACEYWRAQFKAGNPIDAHVVNTVSGAGLWGNVGQSAYGAAKAAIANLTLVTAMEAQRYGVAVNAISPLAMSRMTADVFGARADDPALDPARSSAVVAWLQSAQSSWLTGQILRINGDKLTRIEGFTEAPGAYHAKDGFSLAFSEIGQAVSWLYGTSPRGLAGPLPTA, encoded by the coding sequence ATGCCTGAAGGTCCACTGACCGGCAAGGTCGTTTTGGTGACGGGCGGCGGCCGGGGAATCGGCCGAGCCCACTGCCTCGAGTTGGCCAAGCAGGGTGCGGCCGTCGTGGTGAACGATCCAGGTGTCGGCAGGGATGGCTCAAGCAGTGACGAGGAAGGTCCCGCGGCGGACGTCGTCGCCGAGATCGAGGCGTCCGGCGGCAAGGCCGTCGCGCACACGGGTTCGGTGTCGGCGTGGGACGACGTCGCCGACATGATCTCCACCGCCATCGACACTTTCGGTTGCCTGACCGGAGTGGTGAACAACGCGGGCATCCTGCGCGATTCCATGGTGGCCGCCTCCAGTGAGGCCGATTGGGACGCCGTCATCGCCGTACATCTCAAAGGTACCTTCGCGGTCACCCGACATGCCTGCGAGTACTGGCGCGCTCAGTTCAAGGCAGGCAACCCGATTGACGCGCACGTCGTCAATACGGTGTCCGGCGCGGGCTTGTGGGGCAATGTCGGGCAGAGCGCTTACGGCGCGGCCAAGGCCGCGATCGCCAACCTGACGCTCGTCACCGCGATGGAGGCACAACGTTACGGTGTTGCAGTCAATGCGATCTCGCCACTGGCGATGTCGCGAATGACCGCCGATGTCTTCGGCGCCCGGGCTGACGATCCCGCGCTGGATCCCGCCCGCAGCTCCGCTGTGGTGGCCTGGCTGCAATCGGCGCAGTCGTCGTGGCTCACCGGGCAGATCCTGCGTATCAACGGCGACAAGCTGACCCGCATCGAGGGCTTTACCGAGGCTCCTGGCGCCTACCACGCCAAAGACGGTTTCTCCCTAGCCTTTTCGGAGATCGGACAGGCCGTCAGCTGGCTCTACGGCACTTCGCCCCGCGGGCTGGCCGGGCCGCTGCCGACGGCCTGA
- a CDS encoding acetyl-CoA hydrolase/transferase C-terminal domain-containing protein, which yields MTAGLNPLTRVDFTAALRAALRPGMTVALGDGVGALGCLDDGGSVGAALSAAAREVGSVRLVLGWLPAPIDGLDADAFGEVVALMPGWGVREVLRSPKARFLPTRLAAIPALLADVLRPDVLLTRLVRRDGLLHFSTEVSWQRAVTDSGTRTLAIIDTSAPAAAAEPGLGPPGLEVLGTVRGGPLRVPQREPEPIHEALADAVLRLLPEGARIQYGPGQLGTALLRQAQVPLYIDTGLLTDAVVDLDRRGLLAGTPSATYLLGSDALYDWADGRRILRGLDYTHDLTRLSRGSPLVAVNTAIEIDLYGQINVEGLGDKVIGGIGGHPDYCAAARMSRGGLSIIAVPTQLNGRSPLVEQLSRPASTPAHDVDVIVTESGYVDLRAADWSQRRQLITELFSK from the coding sequence ATGACAGCGGGTTTGAACCCTTTGACCAGGGTCGACTTCACCGCCGCGTTGCGCGCTGCGCTGCGCCCCGGAATGACGGTTGCCCTCGGCGACGGAGTTGGCGCGCTGGGCTGCCTTGACGACGGCGGCTCGGTCGGCGCGGCGCTGAGCGCCGCGGCCAGGGAGGTCGGCTCGGTGCGGCTGGTACTGGGCTGGCTGCCCGCCCCGATCGACGGCCTCGACGCAGACGCGTTCGGTGAGGTGGTTGCGTTGATGCCCGGGTGGGGTGTGCGTGAGGTGCTGCGCAGCCCGAAGGCGCGGTTCCTGCCGACGCGGCTGGCGGCGATTCCCGCCCTGCTGGCCGATGTGCTGCGGCCCGACGTGCTGCTCACCCGGCTGGTCCGCCGGGATGGCTTGCTGCACTTCAGCACCGAGGTGTCCTGGCAGCGCGCGGTAACCGACAGCGGGACAAGGACTCTCGCGATCATCGACACCTCGGCGCCCGCAGCGGCTGCCGAGCCTGGACTCGGCCCGCCGGGCCTCGAGGTACTTGGCACTGTGCGGGGCGGCCCACTACGAGTACCGCAGCGCGAGCCCGAGCCGATCCACGAGGCGCTCGCCGATGCGGTATTGCGGTTGCTGCCAGAGGGCGCCCGGATCCAGTACGGGCCCGGCCAGCTCGGCACCGCACTGCTGCGACAGGCACAGGTACCGTTGTATATCGACACCGGGCTACTCACCGACGCCGTCGTCGACTTGGACCGGCGCGGCCTGTTGGCGGGCACTCCGTCGGCGACGTATCTGCTGGGCAGCGACGCGCTCTACGACTGGGCCGACGGGCGCCGGATCCTGCGCGGACTCGACTACACCCACGACCTCACCCGGCTGTCGCGCGGGTCACCGCTGGTCGCAGTGAACACCGCCATCGAGATCGACCTATACGGGCAGATCAACGTCGAAGGCTTGGGCGACAAGGTAATCGGTGGCATCGGCGGCCACCCCGACTATTGCGCCGCCGCGAGGATGAGCCGCGGCGGTCTGTCGATCATCGCCGTTCCGACTCAGCTGAACGGACGCTCACCGCTCGTCGAGCAGCTCAGCCGTCCCGCCTCCACGCCCGCCCATGACGTGGACGTCATCGTTACCGAGTCCGGATACGTCGACCTGCGCGCAGCAGACTGGTCGCAACGCCGGCAACTCATCACCGAATTGTTCTCGAAGTGA
- a CDS encoding acyl-CoA dehydrogenase family protein, whose product MTKELNDVDALRAEIRSFLDNAPRPAGLRNYGPTPTADDVEAGRVWHRYLADHGYACLHWPREFGGAAATVTYQAVFAEECARAEVPRQLNITGADLVGPVLIKFGSQEQKDRYLEPIRLGDDVWCQLFSEPGAGSDLAGVRTRAERTTTGWRIDGQKVWSSAAASARFGLLLARTGPDKHRDLSMFVVPMDIPGVTVRPLTQMDGESKFNEVFFDGAELDEDALIGEVGQGWTVAMVTLGRERLTLGSQAVSMFRLHERMVDAARDHDLLDPVLSRSMTRLWARMWLLRFTWQRAIDSGDLTSPAFSVLKLMTSETDQDLGDMATEVLGTDACTDPEEDGLVHHMLIGRAQTILGGTSEIQRNILGERVLGLPKEPR is encoded by the coding sequence GTGACGAAAGAGCTCAACGATGTCGACGCCCTACGCGCGGAGATCCGCTCTTTCCTGGACAACGCACCCAGGCCGGCCGGCCTCCGGAACTACGGGCCCACTCCCACCGCGGACGACGTCGAAGCCGGCCGGGTCTGGCACCGCTACCTGGCCGACCACGGCTACGCGTGTCTGCACTGGCCGCGCGAGTTCGGCGGTGCCGCAGCAACAGTGACGTACCAGGCCGTCTTCGCCGAGGAGTGCGCGCGAGCCGAAGTGCCCCGTCAGCTCAACATCACCGGCGCTGACCTGGTCGGACCGGTGCTGATCAAGTTCGGCAGCCAGGAACAGAAGGATCGCTACCTGGAGCCGATCAGGCTGGGCGACGATGTCTGGTGTCAGCTCTTCTCCGAGCCTGGCGCCGGGTCAGACCTCGCCGGTGTGCGTACCCGTGCCGAGCGCACCACGACCGGCTGGCGGATCGATGGTCAGAAGGTGTGGAGTTCGGCGGCCGCCTCGGCCCGCTTCGGGCTGCTGCTCGCCCGCACCGGCCCGGACAAGCACCGTGACTTGTCGATGTTCGTTGTGCCCATGGATATCCCGGGGGTGACGGTGCGCCCACTGACCCAGATGGACGGTGAGAGCAAATTCAACGAAGTCTTCTTCGACGGCGCCGAGCTCGACGAAGACGCCCTGATCGGTGAAGTCGGTCAGGGCTGGACAGTGGCGATGGTGACGCTGGGCCGTGAGCGCCTGACGTTGGGTTCGCAGGCCGTATCGATGTTCCGGTTGCACGAGCGCATGGTCGATGCGGCCCGTGACCACGACCTGCTCGACCCGGTGCTGTCCAGGTCGATGACCCGATTGTGGGCCAGGATGTGGCTGCTGCGGTTCACCTGGCAGCGCGCCATCGACTCGGGTGACCTGACGTCGCCGGCCTTCTCGGTACTCAAGCTGATGACCTCGGAAACCGATCAGGACCTGGGTGACATGGCCACCGAGGTGCTCGGTACCGACGCGTGCACCGACCCCGAGGAGGACGGCCTGGTGCACCACATGCTGATCGGTCGAGCGCAGACTATCCTGGGCGGAACCAGCGAGATTCAGCGCAACATCCTCGGCGAGCGAGTGCTCGGACTTCCCAAAGAACCGCGATGA